One Sphingomonas limnosediminicola DNA segment encodes these proteins:
- a CDS encoding aminotransferase class IV, with product MAKSMHDVSDRRNASILININGEMKPRAEAVVSVFDSGFMLGDGVWEGLRLHRGRLGFLDRHLDRLFEGAKAIAMDVGLGREQLTRRLYETIDANGMDEGVHVRLMVTRGVRSTPYQDPRVVVTPATIVIIPEYKEPDPAVYERGLKLFTVHVRRGDPAVQDQKINSHSKLNCILASVQATQAGADEALMLDPHGFVATCNSTHFFIVRKGEVWTSSGKYCLGGITRGLALEVARDAGIPAIENDFSLTDVYGADEAFVTGTFAGIVPVREVDGRQLECRGPMVERLQKLYAERVERDAAEQPRP from the coding sequence ATGGCAAAGTCGATGCACGACGTTTCCGACCGGCGGAACGCGTCGATCCTGATCAACATCAATGGCGAGATGAAACCGCGCGCGGAGGCCGTCGTCTCGGTCTTCGACAGCGGCTTCATGCTTGGCGATGGCGTGTGGGAGGGGCTGCGGCTGCACCGCGGCAGGCTGGGCTTCCTCGACCGCCATCTCGATCGCCTGTTCGAAGGCGCGAAGGCAATCGCGATGGATGTCGGCCTTGGCCGCGAGCAGCTGACGCGGCGGCTCTACGAGACCATCGACGCAAACGGCATGGACGAGGGCGTCCACGTCCGCCTGATGGTCACGCGCGGCGTGCGTTCGACCCCCTATCAGGACCCGCGCGTCGTGGTGACGCCAGCGACGATCGTCATCATCCCAGAATACAAGGAGCCCGATCCTGCGGTTTACGAGCGCGGGCTTAAGCTCTTCACCGTTCATGTCCGGCGCGGCGATCCCGCCGTGCAGGACCAGAAGATCAACTCGCATTCGAAGCTCAATTGCATCCTCGCCTCGGTGCAGGCTACGCAGGCGGGCGCTGACGAAGCGCTAATGTTGGACCCGCACGGCTTCGTCGCCACCTGTAACTCCACGCACTTCTTCATCGTCCGCAAGGGTGAGGTGTGGACGTCCAGCGGCAAATATTGCCTCGGCGGGATCACGCGTGGACTGGCGCTGGAAGTCGCGCGCGACGCCGGCATCCCGGCGATCGAGAACGATTTTTCTCTGACCGACGTCTACGGCGCGGATGAAGCCTTCGTCACCGGCACGTTCGCTGGCATTGTCCCGGTGCGCGAGGTGGATGGCCGCCAACTCGAATGCCGCGGCCCGATGGTCGAGCGCTTGCAAAAGCTATATGCCGAACGGGTTGAACGCGACGCTGCGGAGCAGCCGCGTCCGTGA
- the rpsG gene encoding 30S ribosomal protein S7 yields the protein MSRRRRPEKREILPDPKFGDIVLSKFMNSVMLDGKKSVAEGIVYGALETVETRLKREPIGVFHDALNNVKPGIEVRSRRVGGATYQVPVEVRPERAQALAIRWLISAARSRSEKTMSGRLSGELMDASQNRGNAVKKREDTHRMAEANRAFSHYRW from the coding sequence ATGTCTCGTCGTCGTCGCCCGGAGAAGCGCGAAATCCTTCCCGATCCGAAGTTCGGGGACATCGTCCTGTCGAAGTTCATGAACAGCGTCATGTTGGACGGTAAGAAGTCGGTTGCCGAAGGCATCGTCTATGGCGCCCTTGAAACCGTCGAAACCCGCCTGAAGCGCGAGCCAATCGGCGTTTTCCATGATGCGCTCAACAACGTGAAGCCGGGCATCGAGGTCCGCAGCCGCCGTGTCGGCGGTGCGACCTACCAGGTGCCGGTCGAAGTCCGCCCGGAGCGCGCCCAGGCGCTTGCCATCCGCTGGCTGATCTCGGCAGCGCGTTCGCGTTCTGAGAAGACCATGTCGGGCCGCCTGTCGGGCGAGTTGATGGACGCGTCGCAGAACCGCGGCAATGCCGTGAAGAAGCGCGAAGATACGCACCGCATGGCCGAGGCCAATCGCGCATTCAGCCACTATCGTTGGTAG
- the rplC gene encoding 50S ribosomal protein L3 gives MRTGVIAKKVGMTRLFQADGRHVPVTVLQLEELQVVGRREMDRDGYTAVQLGAGKAKSKNVAKPQRTAFGKVEVEPKARVAEFRVAEDALLDVGALISADHFVPGQLVDVAGVTQGKGFAGAMKRWNFGGLRATHGVSVSHRSHGSTGNRQDPGRVFKNKKMAGHMGARNRTQQNLEIVRTDPIRGLLFVKGSVPGHKGAWLSVTDAIKLPRHESAPYPAGLIDTKAKIDESELPVAGLVDDAAVHEIPALPSDEEVAAIAAEQEAGAAAEAEAEAAAENEAPAEESKSDAKGSADESKES, from the coding sequence ATGCGCACCGGCGTGATCGCGAAGAAGGTCGGAATGACCCGCTTGTTCCAGGCGGACGGTCGGCATGTGCCGGTTACCGTTCTCCAGCTGGAAGAGCTGCAGGTCGTCGGCCGCCGCGAAATGGATAGGGACGGCTACACCGCCGTCCAGCTCGGCGCGGGCAAGGCGAAGTCGAAGAACGTCGCCAAGCCGCAGCGCACTGCATTCGGCAAGGTCGAAGTCGAGCCCAAGGCGAGGGTCGCCGAGTTCCGCGTCGCTGAAGACGCGCTGCTCGACGTTGGCGCGCTCATCAGCGCGGACCACTTCGTTCCGGGTCAGCTGGTCGACGTTGCCGGCGTTACGCAGGGCAAGGGCTTTGCCGGCGCCATGAAGCGCTGGAACTTCGGCGGTCTGCGCGCCACGCACGGCGTTTCCGTCTCGCACCGATCGCACGGTTCGACCGGTAACCGCCAGGATCCGGGCCGCGTCTTCAAGAACAAGAAGATGGCCGGTCACATGGGCGCGCGTAACCGCACGCAGCAGAACCTCGAGATCGTCCGCACGGACCCGATCCGCGGCCTGCTGTTCGTCAAGGGCTCGGTCCCGGGCCACAAGGGCGCGTGGCTGAGCGTCACGGATGCCATCAAGCTTCCGCGTCACGAGAGCGCGCCGTACCCGGCGGGTCTGATCGACACGAAAGCGAAGATCGACGAATCCGAACTGCCTGTCGCTGGCCTGGTCGACGATGCGGCCGTCCACGAAATCCCGGCGCTCCCGAGCGACGAGGAAGTGGCGGCGATCGCGGCTGAGCAGGAAGCCGGCGCCGCGGCCGAGGCTGAGGCCGAAGCGGCTGCAGAGAATGAAGCCCCGGCGGAAGAGTCCAAGTCTGACGCCAAGGGCTCGGCCGACGAGAGCAAGGAAAGCTAA
- the fusA gene encoding elongation factor G, translated as MARSHPLERYRNIGIMAHIDAGKTTTTERILYYTGKSYKIGEVHEGTATMDWMEQEQERGITITSAATTCFWSAGDGPEHRINIIDTPGHVDFTIEVERSLRVLDGAVACFDGVAGVEPQSETVWRQAEKYRVPRMCFVNKLDRTGANFDMCVGMIKDRLGARPAVLYLPIGLESQFKGLVDLVENRAIIWLDESLGAKFEYQEIPAELADAAATARQELIEMAVEQDDSVMEAYLEGKEPDTATLKKLIRKGTLNFSFVPVLCGSAFKNKGVQPLLDAVVDYLPSPLDIPPVEGIKPDTEETDTRAPSDDAPFSALAFKIMNDPFVGTLTFARIYSGKLETASQVTNSVKDKKEKVGRMLLMHANDREDIQVAYAGDIVALAGLKDTTTGDTLCAANAPIILERMEFPDPVIEVAVEPKTKADQEKMGIALNRLAREDPSFRVTSDHESGQTIIKGMGELHLEILVDRMKREFKVEANVGAPQVAYREYLAKPVDLTYTHKKQSGGSGQFGEIKISVIPGERGSGFQFFDEIKGGNVPKEYIPSVEKGLRETAETGSLIGFPIIDFEVHLVDGKYHDVDSSALAFEICARGAMREAAQKAGIKLLEPIMKVEVVTPEDYVGDVIGDLLSRRGQVQGQDSRGNANAIEATVPLANMFGYVNQLRSFTQGRAQYTMQFSHYDEVPKNVADEVKAKLA; from the coding sequence ATGGCCCGCAGCCATCCGCTCGAACGCTATCGTAACATCGGCATCATGGCGCACATCGACGCCGGCAAGACGACGACGACCGAGCGCATCCTTTATTACACCGGCAAGTCCTACAAGATCGGCGAAGTCCACGAGGGCACCGCCACGATGGACTGGATGGAGCAAGAGCAAGAGCGCGGGATCACGATCACGTCCGCCGCGACGACCTGTTTTTGGTCGGCGGGCGACGGACCTGAGCACCGGATCAACATCATCGATACGCCGGGCCACGTCGACTTCACCATCGAGGTCGAGCGCTCGCTGCGCGTGCTCGACGGCGCGGTCGCCTGTTTCGACGGCGTTGCCGGCGTTGAGCCGCAGTCTGAGACCGTGTGGCGGCAGGCCGAGAAGTATCGCGTTCCGCGGATGTGCTTCGTCAACAAGCTCGACCGCACGGGTGCGAACTTCGACATGTGCGTGGGCATGATCAAGGATCGCCTGGGCGCTCGCCCGGCGGTTCTTTATCTCCCGATCGGACTCGAGAGCCAGTTCAAGGGCCTAGTCGACCTCGTCGAGAACCGCGCGATCATCTGGCTCGACGAGAGCTTGGGCGCGAAATTCGAATATCAGGAAATTCCGGCGGAGCTTGCGGACGCTGCCGCGACGGCCCGCCAGGAGCTGATCGAGATGGCCGTCGAACAGGACGACAGCGTCATGGAAGCCTATCTCGAAGGCAAGGAGCCTGACACCGCAACGCTGAAGAAGCTGATCCGCAAGGGAACGCTGAACTTCTCGTTCGTGCCGGTGCTGTGCGGCTCGGCGTTCAAGAACAAGGGCGTTCAGCCCCTTCTCGACGCGGTCGTCGACTATCTGCCGAGCCCGCTCGACATTCCGCCGGTCGAGGGCATCAAGCCGGATACGGAAGAGACCGACACGCGCGCGCCGTCCGACGATGCGCCGTTCTCAGCTCTCGCGTTCAAGATCATGAACGACCCGTTCGTCGGTACGCTGACATTCGCGCGAATCTACTCGGGCAAGCTCGAGACTGCGTCGCAGGTCACGAATTCGGTCAAGGACAAGAAGGAAAAGGTTGGCCGCATGCTGCTGATGCATGCCAACGACCGTGAAGACATCCAGGTCGCCTACGCGGGTGACATCGTTGCGCTGGCCGGCCTTAAGGACACCACGACCGGTGACACGTTGTGCGCCGCCAATGCGCCGATCATTCTGGAGCGGATGGAGTTCCCCGATCCGGTCATCGAGGTCGCGGTCGAACCGAAGACCAAGGCCGACCAGGAAAAGATGGGCATCGCGCTTAACCGTCTTGCGCGCGAAGATCCGTCGTTCCGAGTGACAAGCGACCATGAATCGGGTCAGACGATCATCAAGGGGATGGGCGAGCTCCACCTCGAGATTCTCGTCGACCGCATGAAGCGCGAGTTCAAGGTCGAGGCCAATGTCGGCGCGCCGCAGGTCGCCTATCGCGAGTATCTCGCGAAGCCGGTCGATCTGACCTACACTCACAAGAAGCAATCGGGTGGCTCGGGCCAGTTCGGCGAAATCAAGATCAGCGTGATCCCCGGAGAACGCGGATCGGGTTTCCAGTTCTTCGACGAGATCAAGGGCGGCAACGTTCCGAAGGAATATATTCCGTCGGTCGAGAAGGGGCTGCGCGAAACCGCCGAAACGGGTTCACTGATCGGCTTCCCGATCATTGATTTCGAAGTGCACCTGGTCGACGGTAAGTATCACGATGTCGACTCGTCGGCGCTCGCGTTCGAAATCTGTGCACGTGGCGCGATGCGCGAAGCGGCGCAGAAGGCAGGCATCAAGCTGCTTGAGCCGATCATGAAGGTCGAGGTTGTGACGCCGGAAGATTATGTCGGCGACGTCATCGGCGATCTTCTCAGCCGTCGTGGCCAGGTTCAGGGTCAGGATAGCCGGGGCAATGCCAATGCGATCGAAGCGACGGTGCCGCTCGCCAACATGTTCGGCTACGTGAACCAGCTGCGTTCGTTCACTCAGGGGCGCGCGCAGTACACGATGCAGTTCTCGCACTATGATGAGGTACCGAAGAACGTCGCCGACGAGGTGAAGGCGAAGCTAGCGTAA
- the tuf gene encoding elongation factor Tu yields MAKAKFERNKPHCNIGTIGHVDHGKTSLTAAITKVLAKHGGGEAVDFANIDKAPEERERGITISTAHVEYETEKRHYAHVDCPGHADYVKNMITGAAQMDGAILVVSAADGPMPQTKEHILLAAQVGVPTMVVFLNKVDQVDDPELLELVELEIREELSKRGFDGDNIPIVSGSALAVLEDRDANIGEEKIMELMKAVDDWIPQPERPLDKPFLMPIEDVFSISGRGTVVTGRVETGIIKVGEEVEIVGIRDTQKTVVTGVEMFRKLLDQGQAGDNIGALLRGVGREDVERGQVLCKPGSITPHTDFQAEVYVLSKDEGGRHTPFFANYRPQFYFRTTDVTGEVVLPEGTEMVMPGDNVSLGVKLIAPIAMDPGLRFAIREGGRTVGAGVVGTISK; encoded by the coding sequence ATGGCGAAGGCTAAATTCGAGCGGAACAAGCCGCACTGCAACATCGGCACCATCGGTCACGTCGACCATGGCAAGACGTCGCTGACTGCTGCGATCACCAAGGTGCTGGCTAAGCACGGCGGCGGTGAAGCCGTCGACTTTGCCAACATCGACAAGGCGCCGGAAGAGCGCGAGCGCGGCATCACCATCTCGACCGCTCACGTCGAGTATGAGACCGAGAAGCGTCACTACGCGCACGTCGATTGCCCGGGTCACGCCGACTATGTGAAGAACATGATCACCGGTGCCGCCCAGATGGATGGCGCGATCTTGGTCGTGTCCGCAGCTGACGGCCCGATGCCGCAGACCAAGGAGCACATCCTTCTCGCGGCACAGGTCGGCGTTCCGACCATGGTCGTCTTCCTCAACAAGGTCGACCAGGTTGACGATCCCGAGCTGCTCGAGCTCGTCGAGCTGGAAATCCGCGAGGAGCTTTCGAAGCGCGGCTTCGACGGTGACAACATTCCGATCGTCTCCGGTTCGGCGCTGGCGGTTCTCGAGGATCGCGACGCCAACATTGGCGAAGAGAAGATCATGGAGCTGATGAAGGCCGTGGACGACTGGATCCCGCAACCGGAGCGTCCGCTCGACAAGCCGTTCCTGATGCCGATCGAAGACGTGTTCTCGATCTCGGGCCGCGGCACGGTCGTCACCGGCCGCGTCGAAACCGGCATCATCAAGGTCGGCGAGGAAGTCGAGATCGTCGGCATCCGCGACACCCAGAAGACGGTCGTCACGGGCGTCGAGATGTTCCGCAAGCTGCTCGATCAGGGCCAGGCCGGCGACAACATCGGTGCGTTGCTTCGTGGTGTTGGTCGCGAGGACGTCGAGCGGGGCCAAGTGCTCTGCAAGCCGGGCTCGATCACGCCGCACACCGACTTCCAGGCTGAGGTCTACGTGCTGTCGAAGGACGAGGGTGGCCGTCACACGCCGTTCTTCGCCAACTATCGTCCGCAGTTCTACTTCCGTACGACAGACGTCACCGGAGAGGTTGTTCTCCCCGAGGGCACCGAGATGGTCATGCCGGGCGACAACGTCAGCCTGGGCGTGAAGCTCATCGCTCCGATCGCCATGGACCCGGGTCTCCGCTTCGCAATTCGCGAAGGCGGCCGCACCGTCGGTGCAGGGGTTGTCGGAACGATCTCTAAGTAA
- a CDS encoding cupin domain-containing protein has product MKGYCDNIEKLTVANDDFRHVLYTGHNLQLVLMTLKPGEEIGEEVHEDRDQFFRFEQGTGVVVIDGAENRVEEDFGVIVPAGARHNVRNIGDEPLRLYTIYGPPEHLDGLVKKTKAEAEAAHEEWDGKTTE; this is encoded by the coding sequence GTGAAGGGCTATTGCGACAATATCGAGAAGCTGACCGTGGCGAACGACGATTTTCGCCACGTTCTCTACACCGGCCATAACCTGCAACTCGTCCTCATGACGCTGAAGCCGGGCGAGGAGATCGGCGAGGAGGTCCACGAGGATCGCGACCAGTTCTTTCGCTTTGAGCAAGGCACCGGCGTGGTGGTGATCGACGGCGCCGAAAATCGCGTCGAAGAGGATTTCGGCGTGATCGTGCCGGCTGGGGCGAGGCACAATGTCCGGAATATCGGCGACGAGCCGCTGCGGCTCTATACGATCTACGGTCCGCCCGAGCATCTCGACGGCCTCGTCAAGAAAACCAAGGCCGAAGCAGAAGCCGCGCATGAAGAGTGGGACGGCAAAACCACCGAATAG
- the rpsL gene encoding 30S ribosomal protein S12, producing MPTINQLIRKGRDPQKAKSKVPAMEQNPQKRGVCTRVYTTTPKKPNSALRKVAKVRLTNQREVISYIPGEGHNLQEHSVVLIRGGRVRDLPGVRYHVLRGVLDTQGVKDRRQSRSKYGAKRPK from the coding sequence ATGCCAACGATTAACCAGCTGATCCGTAAGGGTCGCGATCCGCAGAAGGCCAAGTCGAAGGTCCCTGCGATGGAGCAGAACCCGCAGAAGCGCGGCGTTTGCACCCGCGTCTACACGACGACCCCGAAGAAGCCGAACTCGGCGCTCCGCAAGGTGGCCAAGGTTCGCCTGACCAACCAGCGCGAAGTGATCAGCTATATCCCCGGCGAGGGCCACAACCTGCAGGAGCACAGCGTCGTGCTGATCCGCGGCGGCCGTGTGCGCGACCTTCCGGGCGTCCGCTACCACGTCCTTCGCGGCGTGCTCGACACGCAGGGCGTCAAGGATCGTCGCCAGTCGCGTTCCAAGTACGGCGCGAAGCGTCCTAAGTAA
- the rplV gene encoding 50S ribosomal protein L22, producing the protein MGKQAAPRKVGDKEALAVGNTIRGSARKLNLVATLIRGRKVEEALNILKFSPKGMSEDVYKVLASAVANAENNHNLDVDALVVSEASVGKSISMKRFATRARGRSARIVKPFSRVRIVVREQEEA; encoded by the coding sequence ATGGGCAAGCAGGCTGCACCCCGTAAGGTGGGCGACAAGGAAGCGCTGGCCGTCGGCAACACGATCCGTGGTTCCGCGCGCAAGCTGAACCTCGTCGCGACCCTGATCCGCGGCCGCAAGGTCGAGGAAGCGCTCAACATCCTGAAGTTCAGCCCGAAGGGCATGAGCGAGGATGTCTACAAGGTCCTCGCGTCGGCGGTCGCCAATGCCGAGAACAACCACAACCTCGACGTCGACGCCCTCGTCGTGTCGGAGGCGAGTGTCGGCAAGTCGATCTCGATGAAGCGCTTTGCGACCCGCGCCCGCGGCCGCTCGGCGCGGATCGTCAAGCCGTTCAGCCGTGTCCGCATCGTCGTCCGCGAGCAGGAAGAAGCGTAA
- the rpsS gene encoding 30S ribosomal protein S19 — protein sequence MARSIWKGPFVELSLLKKAEAAQDKGGRAPIKTWSRRSTILPQFVGLTFNVYNGRKFVPVSVNEDMVGMKLGEFAPTRFFPGHASDKKGKR from the coding sequence ATGGCCCGTTCCATCTGGAAAGGTCCGTTCGTCGAGCTTTCGCTTTTGAAGAAGGCGGAAGCTGCTCAGGACAAGGGCGGCCGCGCGCCGATCAAGACCTGGTCGCGACGCTCAACGATCTTGCCGCAGTTCGTCGGCCTGACTTTCAATGTCTACAACGGCCGCAAGTTCGTGCCGGTGTCGGTCAACGAAGACATGGTCGGAATGAAGCTCGGTGAATTTGCACCGACCCGCTTCTTCCCGGGCCACGCCTCCGACAAGAAGGGCAAGCGCTAA
- the rpsJ gene encoding 30S ribosomal protein S10: METQNIRIRLKAFDHRVLDQATGDIADTARRTGALIRGPIPLPTRIEKFTVNRSPHVDKKSREQFEVRTYKRLLDIVQPTPQTVDALMKLDLAAGVDVEIKLA; the protein is encoded by the coding sequence ATGGAAACGCAGAATATCCGGATTCGTCTGAAGGCTTTCGATCATCGAGTGCTTGACCAGGCGACTGGCGACATCGCCGATACGGCTCGCCGCACGGGTGCTCTCATTCGCGGTCCCATTCCCCTTCCGACGCGCATCGAGAAGTTCACCGTCAACCGTTCGCCGCACGTTGACAAGAAGTCGCGCGAGCAGTTCGAGGTGAGGACCTACAAGCGGCTGCTCGACATCGTGCAGCCGACGCCGCAGACGGTCGACGCGCTGATGAAGCTCGATCTCGCTGCCGGCGTGGACGTTGAGATCAAACTGGCTTAA
- the rplD gene encoding 50S ribosomal protein L4, producing MKVKVQTLDAKAGGDIELNDEIFAVEPRADILHRVVTWQLINRRAPARAARERSDVARTGKKFGRQKGGGTARHGDRRAPIFIGGGKAHGPRARVFSASLNKKVRALGLKMALSSKARDGNLVVLDNLDVAEGKTKVLRDQLGKLGFGKTALVIDGDALNVGFARASSNLGSVNLLPAMGANVYDIMRHDTLVLTRAAVEKLEARFNG from the coding sequence ATGAAGGTCAAGGTACAGACCCTCGACGCCAAGGCTGGCGGCGACATCGAGCTCAACGACGAGATTTTCGCCGTCGAGCCGCGCGCCGACATCCTTCACCGCGTCGTCACCTGGCAGCTCATCAACCGTCGTGCTCCGGCGCGCGCGGCTCGTGAGCGCAGCGATGTTGCCCGCACCGGCAAGAAGTTCGGTCGCCAGAAGGGCGGCGGTACGGCTCGTCACGGCGATCGTCGCGCCCCGATCTTCATCGGCGGCGGCAAGGCCCACGGCCCGCGCGCCCGGGTGTTCAGCGCATCGCTCAACAAGAAGGTTCGCGCACTCGGCCTGAAGATGGCGCTTTCGTCGAAGGCTCGCGACGGCAACTTGGTTGTCCTCGACAACCTCGACGTCGCCGAGGGCAAGACGAAGGTCCTTCGCGATCAGCTCGGCAAGCTTGGCTTCGGCAAGACTGCGCTGGTGATCGACGGTGACGCGCTCAACGTCGGCTTCGCCCGCGCGTCGTCGAACCTCGGGAGCGTCAACCTGCTCCCGGCGATGGGCGCCAATGTTTACGACATCATGCGGCACGACACGCTGGTCCTGACCCGCGCGGCCGTCGAGAAGCTGGAGGCCCGTTTCAATGGCTAA
- a CDS encoding 50S ribosomal protein L23 yields the protein MAKKPQPAAPEVRHFDIVLAPHITEKSTLLSESNSVVFKVAPRATKPEIKAAVEALFGVSVVSVNTLTSKGKTKKWKGRPYQRSDVKKAIVRLAEGQSIDITEGARS from the coding sequence ATGGCTAAGAAGCCGCAGCCGGCAGCCCCAGAGGTTCGCCATTTCGATATCGTGCTCGCGCCGCACATCACCGAGAAGTCGACGCTCCTGTCGGAATCGAACTCGGTCGTGTTCAAGGTCGCGCCGCGCGCCACCAAGCCGGAGATCAAGGCGGCGGTTGAAGCGCTGTTCGGCGTCAGCGTCGTCAGTGTGAACACGCTCACGTCCAAGGGCAAGACCAAGAAGTGGAAAGGTCGTCCCTACCAACGTTCGGACGTCAAGAAGGCTATCGTTCGCCTGGCCGAGGGCCAGTCGATCGACATCACTGAAGGGGCTCGGAGCTAA
- a CDS encoding HAD family hydrolase: protein MTKRIAMWSGPRNLSTAMMRSFGSRSDTFVTDEPFYGCFLKDSGADHPMRNEIVEEMDCDWSSVIRTLSGDAPDGAPVWYQKHMWHHMVGPVGYEDFAGFFHAFLIREPERMIASYLRKRQCAVFEDFGLERQAEFFEREADRLGHAPPVVDANDVLGDPAAVLSKLCVALGIVWDSAMLEWHRGRRETDGPWAPHWYAAVEDSTGFGAPEKEASDLPPDAKRVADQCRPYYERLASHRIKA, encoded by the coding sequence GTGACCAAACGGATCGCGATGTGGTCGGGGCCGCGAAACCTCTCCACCGCGATGATGCGCAGCTTCGGCAGCCGCTCCGACACCTTCGTCACCGACGAGCCATTCTACGGCTGCTTCCTCAAGGACAGTGGCGCTGACCATCCGATGCGCAACGAGATCGTCGAGGAGATGGATTGCGACTGGAGCAGCGTTATCCGCACGCTCAGCGGCGACGCCCCCGACGGTGCGCCCGTCTGGTACCAAAAGCACATGTGGCACCACATGGTCGGGCCGGTCGGATACGAGGATTTCGCCGGCTTTTTCCACGCCTTCCTGATCCGCGAGCCGGAGCGGATGATCGCGTCCTACCTCCGCAAACGCCAGTGTGCGGTGTTCGAGGATTTCGGGCTCGAACGGCAGGCCGAATTCTTTGAGCGCGAGGCTGACCGCCTCGGCCACGCGCCGCCAGTGGTCGATGCCAATGACGTGCTTGGCGATCCAGCTGCCGTTCTGTCGAAGCTGTGCGTGGCGCTGGGCATCGTTTGGGACTCGGCTATGCTAGAGTGGCATAGGGGTCGACGCGAAACGGACGGTCCCTGGGCGCCGCACTGGTACGCGGCGGTTGAGGACAGCACCGGCTTTGGCGCTCCAGAGAAGGAAGCGAGCGACTTGCCACCCGATGCGAAGCGTGTCGCTGATCAATGCAGGCCTTACTATGAGCGATTGGCTAGCCATCGAATTAAGGCATGA
- the rplB gene encoding 50S ribosomal protein L2, whose amino-acid sequence MALKQYKPTSPARRGLILVDKSALWKGKPVKALTEGKRKTGGRNNKGHVTSRGIAGGHKQKYRYIDFKRRTWDVAATVERLEYDPNRSAFIALVTYEGGEQAYIIAPQRLAPGDKVVAGKKVDVKPGNAMEIGQMPVGTIVHNVELKPGKGGQIARAAGTYVQVVGRDRGMVIVRLNSGEQRYVRSDCMATVGAVSNPDNANQTLAKAGRTRWLGKRPLTRGVAKNPVDHPHGGGEGRTSGGRHPVTPWGKPTKGARTRHNKATDKFIIRSRHAKKKG is encoded by the coding sequence ATGGCTCTCAAGCAATATAAGCCGACCTCCCCGGCCCGCCGCGGCCTGATCCTGGTCGACAAGTCGGCGCTGTGGAAGGGCAAGCCCGTCAAGGCGCTGACCGAAGGCAAGCGCAAGACCGGTGGCCGCAACAACAAGGGCCATGTGACCTCGCGCGGTATCGCCGGCGGTCACAAACAGAAGTACCGCTACATCGATTTCAAGCGCCGTACCTGGGACGTCGCTGCGACGGTTGAGCGGCTCGAGTACGACCCTAACCGGTCGGCGTTCATCGCGCTCGTGACCTACGAGGGCGGCGAGCAGGCCTACATCATCGCGCCGCAGCGTCTTGCGCCGGGTGACAAGGTTGTCGCCGGCAAGAAGGTCGACGTGAAGCCGGGCAATGCGATGGAAATTGGCCAGATGCCCGTCGGAACCATCGTGCACAACGTGGAGCTGAAGCCGGGCAAGGGCGGCCAGATCGCCCGCGCGGCAGGCACCTATGTGCAGGTCGTCGGACGCGATCGCGGCATGGTCATCGTCAGGCTGAATTCAGGCGAGCAGCGCTATGTGCGCTCCGACTGCATGGCGACGGTTGGCGCGGTGTCGAACCCCGACAACGCGAACCAGACGCTCGCCAAGGCCGGCCGCACCCGTTGGCTCGGCAAGCGCCCGCTGACCCGCGGCGTCGCCAAGAACCCGGTCGACCACCCCCACGGCGGCGGTGAAGGCCGGACCTCGGGCGGCCGCCATCCGGTTACCCCGTGGGGCAAGCCGACCAAGGGTGCTCGCACCCGTCACAACAAGGCGACGGACAAGTTCATCATCCGCAGCCGTCACGCGAAGAAGAAGGGTTAA